Proteins found in one Dryobates pubescens isolate bDryPub1 chromosome 1, bDryPub1.pri, whole genome shotgun sequence genomic segment:
- the SLC10A4 gene encoding sodium/bile acid cotransporter 4, with the protein MDGSAQPMDGSAQPPVTPGGGGPDGGEVFADRSLSQGLSVLVGLALCVTMLGLGCAVELGQLGQQLRRPVGLLLALLGQFVAMPLLAFLLALIFALDEVAAVAVLLCGCCPGGNLSNLMSVLVDGDMNLSIIMTASSTLLALFLMPLCLWIYSRPWINTAMVQLLPLGAVSLTLGSTLLPIGLGVLIRYRHPRAADLLVKISLWSLLVTLVILFILTGTMLGPDLMAHIPASVYAIAVLMPLAGYALGYGLATLFKMPPHCRRTVSLETGCQNVQLCTAILKLTFPPELIGGMYMFPLLYALFQSAEAGLFVLLYKMYGRDGHKQDALGEEDDTDISYRKLKEEEVADTSYGTVTAEEHNSIPMEPTRTAL; encoded by the exons ATGGATGGCTCCGCGCAGCCCATGGATGGCTCCGCGCAGCCCCCGGTGACGCCGGGAGGTGGCGGCCCCGACGGCGGTGAGGTTTTTGCGGACCGGTCCCTCAGCCAGGGCTTGAGTGTGCTGGTGGGACTGGCGCTGTGCGTGaccatgctggggctgggctgtgccgtggagctggggcagctggggcagcagctgcggcGGCccgtggggctgctgctggcgctgctgggGCAGTTCGTGGCCATGCCGCTGCTGGCCTTCCTCCTCGCCCTCATCTTCGCCCTGGACGAGGTGGCGGccgtggctgtgctgctgtgcggCTGCTGCCCCGGTGGCAACCTCTCCAACCTCATGTCGGTGCTCGTCGACGGGGACATGAACCTCAG CATTATCATGACGGCCTCCTCCACGCTGCTGGCCCTCTTCCTGAtgcccctctgcctctggaTCTACAGCCGCCCCTGGATCAACACGGCCatggtgcagctgctgcccctgggagcagtGAGCCTGACGCtgggcagcaccctgctgcccatCGGCCTCGGGGTGCTCATCCGATACCGGCACCCCCGCGCCGCCGACCTCCTGGTTAAG ATTTCCCTGTGGTCTCTCTTGGTGACTCTGGTGATCCTGTTCATCCTGACCGGGACCATGCTGGGCCCAGACCTGATGGCACACATTCCCGCCTCCGTCTACGCCATTGCGGTGCTGATGCCTCTGGCCGGGTACGCCCTGGGATACGGCTTGGCCACGCTCTTTAAGATGCCCCCGCACTGCAGGAGAACAGTGTCGTTGGAAACAGGGTGCCAAAACGTCCAGCTCTGCACCGCCATCCTGAAGCTCACCTTTCCCCCAGAGCTGATCGGGGGCATGTACATGTTCCCCTTGCTCTATGCCCTTTTCCAGTCGGCGGAAGCCGGACTCTTTGTGCTGCTGTACAAGATGTACGGCAGGGACGGCCACAAGCAGGACGCGCTGGGGGAAGAGGACGACACGGATATTTCCTACAGGAagctgaaggaagaggaggtggcCGACACTTCCTACGGCACAGTGACTGCGGAGGAGCACAACTCCATCCCCATGGAGCCGACACGGACGGCGCTTTAG
- the ZAR1 gene encoding zygote arrest protein 1 has translation MSGDAMDSYLYAAYHPYYRYPPPKGKSGLAGGWRPRGSGYFSGYGEAAASAEYIDNYQRAQLKAILSQVNPNLTPRLRKANTKEVGVQVNPRQDASVQCSLGPRTLLRRRPGPLSVPRPREAEQEQEQGSPATTSTRAVRFPRTIAVYSPLASRRLTAFLEEPERRLQKEEEQTVSPAVEEEPAAVREQREAEAAAVRDSWEKPTEAGAEPLEQRSAEPQEQRPVVTPEPPAAGPEESKEEKEAAAATGAQVEPLATPQKREPAASKTRLRFQFLEQKYGYYHCKDCNIRWESAYVWCVQGTNKVYFRQFCRTCQKSYNPYRVEDITCQSCKQTRCTCPVKLRHVDPKRPHRQDLCGRCKGKRLSCDSTFSFKYII, from the exons ATGTCTGGGGACGCGATGGACAGCTACCTCTATGCCGCTTACCATCCCTACTACCGCTACCCGCCGCCAAAGGGCAAGAGCGGGTTGGCGGGCGGTTGGCGGCCGCGGGGCAGCGGCTACTTCTCGGGCTACGGAGAGGCGGCGGCCTCCGCTGAATACATCGACAACTACCAGCGGGCGCAGCTGAAAGCCATTCTCTCCCAGGTCAACCCCAACCTGACGCCGCGGCTCCGCAAGGCCAACACCAAGGAGGTGGGCGTGCAGGTGAACCCGCGGCAGGACGCCTCAGTGCAGTGCTCCCTCGGGCCCCGCACACTCCTACGGCGCCGCCCAGGGCCCCTCAGCGTGCCGCGGCCCCGTGAGgcggagcaggagcaggagcagggcagccccgcCACCACCAGCACCCGCGCCGTGCGTTTCCCTCGCACCATCGCCGTCTACTCGCCCTTGGCGTCCCGCAGACTCACCGCTTTCCTGGAGGAGCCGGAGCGGCGGctgcagaaggaggaggagcagacagtGTCACCGGCCGTCGAGGAAGAGCCGGCCGCGGTGCGGGAGCAGCGGGAGGCAGAGGCGGCTGCCGTGCGGGACAGCTGGGAGAAGCCCACCGAGGCCGGCGCCGAGCCTTTGGAGCAGCGCTCGGCCGAGCCACAGGAGCAGCGCCCGGTCGTCACCCCGGAGCCaccggcggcggggccggaggaaagcaaagaggagaaggaggcggcggcggcgacggGAGCGCAGGTGGAGCCGTTGGCCACCCCTCAGAAGCGCGAGCCGGCGGCGAGTAAGACCCGCCTGCGCTTTCAG TTCCTGGAGCAGAAGTACGGCTACTACCACTGCAAGGACTGCAACATCCGCTGGGAGAGCGCCTACGTCTGGTGCGTCCAGGGCACCAACAAG GTCTATTTTCGGCAGTTCTGCCGAACTTGCCAGAAGTCCTACAACCCGTACCGCGTGGAGGACATCACCTGCCAG AGCTGCAAGCAGACGAGGTGCACCTGCCCCGTGAAGCTGCGCCACGTGGATCCCAAGAGGCCACACCGCCAGGACCTCTGCGGGAGATGCAAAGGGAAACGCCTCTCCTGCGATAGCACCTTTAGTTTCAAATACATCATCTGA